The genomic stretch TTATCGTTGCATTGTTAGGGCTCAGTGCTCCAGTTATGCTGGCAATGCGATAAATAAATATTTACTCCGTCGTCTTGAGCTTGTATTTACGCTCAGGGCGACCTACTGAGCCATACAGTGAGTCTACTTCCACTTTGTGTTCTGAAACCAAATACTCCAAATATCTACGTGCAGTTGTACGGTTAATGCCTAGTGTTTCAGCGATTTCGCTTGCAGAAAAAAAAGATTCACTTTGATGTAAGGCACTTAAAATTTTCTCTAGCGTAATGCCATCAACGCCTTTTGGCAATCCTACATGTAAAGGTTTTTCCGAAGGTAGCGTTTTGTTAAACAAAGCATCGACTTTGCTCTGTGAAAGCTCCTCTTGGGAGATGACCTTCTCTTTGTAGTCATAAAATTTTTGCAAAGAGGATTGAAATCGGTAAAACATAATGGGCTTAATAAGATAGTCAAAAACGCCATACCGTAAAGACTTTTCTAATGATGCCATCTCTTTCGCGGCGGTAATGAGGATAACATCGGTGTGGAGAGCATTGCTTCGCATCCAGCTTAAAAAATCAATTCCATTACCATCGGGAAAATAGACATCTAAAAGAAGCAAATCAGGGCTCATGAATCCGATATACTCTTTAAGTTCGCTGATGCTGTTTGCGATGGCAACCACTTCAAAGTTGGCTATTTTTTCAACCATGCTTTGGTGTAAAAGCGCGATTCTTGGATCGTCTTCAGCAATCAAAACTTTAATCATTATGGCTTCCTTTAGGAATATGAATGCTCGCAATAGTACCATATTTTCCTTTGCCAAAGGAGACAAATCCCCCTAGCCACTCTAAGGTGCTTTTCACAAAAAAGAGACCGTACCCGCTGTGAAGTTCACCTTTAGTGGTGAAGCCTTTCTCAAAGATTTTTTCTTGCAGTGTCTCATCAATTCCCAAACCAGAGTCTTCTATTTCAAAAATCAGGTCATTACCAATATCGGTGACAAAGAGTGTGACCTCTTTTTTCTCTGATATCTCAGCGGCATCGATGGCATTGTTGATGATATTGCCCAAAATGGTTAAAAGATGTTTGGAGATGGAAGGATCAATGTTTTCTTGAAGAAAACTGTTTTCATCCAGAATAATTTTAACCCCTTTGTCAAAGGCGAAGTAGTATTTCCCAATAAAAATTGAAGCGACAAGTGGATCATGAATAACACTTTGAAACTGCTCGATAATTTTTTCATCGGGTAGATGGTTTTCACTAATGAGAGCAATAGCTTTGTCGTATTCGCCGATTTGAATGTGCCCAGAGATGAGGTGCAGAAGGTTAGAGAATTCATGTTTTTTCTCTCTAAGCCTCTCTGAGTACTGTTTAACACGGGTTAACTCCCACACGAGCGCATCCATCTCCTCTTTTTTTCGACAACTTGCGACCATGCCAACGGTCTTACTTTCATGTG from Sulfurospirillum oryzae encodes the following:
- a CDS encoding response regulator encodes the protein MIKVLIAEDDPRIALLHQSMVEKIANFEVVAIANSISELKEYIGFMSPDLLLLDVYFPDGNGIDFLSWMRSNALHTDVILITAAKEMASLEKSLRYGVFDYLIKPIMFYRFQSSLQKFYDYKEKVISQEELSQSKVDALFNKTLPSEKPLHVGLPKGVDGITLEKILSALHQSESFFSASEIAETLGINRTTARRYLEYLVSEHKVEVDSLYGSVGRPERKYKLKTTE